In the Amblyraja radiata isolate CabotCenter1 chromosome 13, sAmbRad1.1.pri, whole genome shotgun sequence genome, one interval contains:
- the serp1 gene encoding stress-associated endoplasmic reticulum protein 1, with amino-acid sequence MVAKQRIRMANEKHSKNITQRGNVPKSSKSTPDEKSSVGPWLLALFIFVVCGSAIFQIIQSIRMGM; translated from the exons ATGGTGGCCAAACAAAGGATTCGCATGGCAAATGAGAAACACAGTAAAAACATCACACAGCGAGGGAATGTTCCTAAAAGTTCG AAATCAACACCAGATGAAAAATCATCAGTTGGTCCCTGGCTATTGGCACTATTCATTTTTGTTGTTTGTGGATCAG CTATCTTCCAGATTATTCAGAGCATCCGGATGGGCATGTGA